The genome window GACAGACCTAACCCCGATTAATATGCGCTTTAAATTTACTTCTGGAAAAAGTAATCACTTACTTGCCGacaccttcaccatcaccgaCCATGTTGAGAGATCCGAAATCACCGTTGGGGTAGAATGTACCTCCTTCATGTCTATGTAATGACATGTAAAGCACATCACCATCATGCCAAAACGCTCTTTGTGTACCATTACCATGGTGAACATCCCTTTGTTTACACAGTCAGAGAAAGAGTTGCGGCCTTAATAAACAAACACACTCACCAATCCAAGATCAACACCTTTTTGGCCAACCCTTCCCTCTGCACCTCCCTGGTAGCCACCGCAACATTGTTGAAGAAACAGAAACCCATATGTTCGTTGGGTTCTGCATGGTGGCCCGGAGGACGGACGATAGCAAAGGCGTTACGCACTTCATTCTTGCAGACTGATCGACATGCTTGAATGACACCTCCCGCAGAAAGACGAGCACAATGGGCGGTTTCACGGCAGACGTAGAGGGATAGCTGATCGTAGTACTCTTTCGTATCTTGAATTTGCTGGTCGGTCAACActagaagaaggaatgacTTAGTAACTAGTTGTAACGAATTGGGAAAGGAAGTAAAATATGATTTACGCTCTGTAGCTTGCACTTTATCCCACATCTCCTCGCCATGCACCAGCAACACTTGCTCAAACGTGACCTCTTCAAAatccaacctcttcattctcctgATCAACCCTTGCTCGGCCAACCGCGTAAAGATCCTCTTGATCCTCATGGGATCTTCTGGATGTCCATCACCGTTATCCATCACATTCTCTGCAGTAGGCATGTAACCTTCCATGCAATGTAACATCATGAGTGGGTCGTAAATGTAACCCGTACGGGCTATCCgtgctgctgctcctgGCATGGACATGGTAGTAACAGGGGTAGTGTGTATAGGTGTTTGTACGGAAGTGAGTTGCTGCGCCGAGGTCGAGGCGATGGGTGATGTGTCAATGTCCATGGCGTTTGCGTTTGCCATCCTGCTGTTGGGAATTGAGCAGCAAGTCTCAagctggtgaagatggaattCGCTGCGACATGGATTGGACTCATGTAGGAAGAATAAAGGGAGAATGTGTATACGACTAATGTGGTGGGCTGATTAAGGTCGTATAGTCGCTTCCCTCTGATAGTGTCTTTCTATGGTGCCTCTgcccctccacctcaaccCGCACTCGGAAATTTTGGGTCACCGGAAACCTATATACATTGGATTGCGTCTTTACATCTTAACACATCCTGCATActccaaaaagaaaatggcGAAACACGCTGGAAACAAGGGCAAGGCCCCAGTCACCGATAAGAACAATAAGCGCAAGAGGGATGCCCAGGATAACAAGCAGGAAGACGCACCTGTCGCTCTCTTTGCAGCTGTCAAGGATACCGAACTGGACGACATTTTTGCAAAGAGCGTGAGTGTCAATCGTGCATGaccttttttcctttttttttctttcggGCGGAGCGATTAATGCTGATCTATCAAACAATCAGAACGCCTTTTCTGCGCCTGCACCTGTTGCCAGTACATCAAAAGCTCATCTCCAGACCACATCTGAGCCAGCTGCcaaaaagggcaagaaaaGCCCTTCACCCgaagtagaagaggaagtggaagtagaggaggaaagtGACAGTGGGAGtgccgaggaagaagatgaagaggaagatggagaagataatGATGCCGAGCTTTCCgagattgatgaagagttaccagacgaagatgatgatgaggatattTCTGGTGCTGagagtgatgatgaagcggccaaggccaaggagattaaaaaggcaaagaagagcaagctcGGCAAGTATGTGCCTGCTGAGGAATCGGTACAGGACAAGAACAGGAGGACTGCATTCATTGGTAACCTCCCTATCGACGCTGCAAAGTCCAAGGTGAGTTTATTCTTAACCCCacagtttttttttttttttttctttttgcgGTATGTCAACTGATAGTTGAACGTAATAGACGGCGTTGAAGCAACTCCGAGCCCATATCATGTCATTTGTCCCATCCGCCAAAATCGAATCTCTCCGATTCCGATCTGTTGCTTTTGCTACCCCTACCGCTGCGCTCCCCACTGAGGATCCCGAGAAGGATGCCAACCAGCGTGCGAAACGCGAAAAGGAGCGTGCTGCGGCTTGGAAAGCCAAGCAGAATGCCGACGGAGAGGATGCAGAGCTTGACAAGGCCAAGGTATTTATCGATGccaaggggaagagaaaggttgCTTTCATCAAAAAAGACGTGCGTCCTCCTTGCCAAGTAAACACCACGTACATACATGCTAACAGGTAAATCATAAAAACAGTTCCACTCTGAGATTGATTCTTGTAACGCCTATGTTGTCTTTGCCTACCCTCACCCTGAGCGAGCTGCGAATGTTGCCCCTATCCTCGACCCCTTTGAGGCCGCTGCCAAGTTCATCTCGGCTGCGAACAGCAGTACCTTTTGCGGGCGAACGATCCGCGTCGACTCTGTCCGtttaccttcttctgccagtCTCCCTGCCGGCGCGTCCACTTCTTTGAACAAGCGGGACACGTGGCTGCCTAGTAACACTGATCCTAAGAAGAGTTTGTTTGTGGGTGGTTTGGACTATGCggccaaggaggaggatgtcaGGGTGTTCTTTGAAGAGTTGGTCAAAGCTGAGAGAGGTGCAAATAAAGAGGGTAGCGGGAAGTGGGTGACGGGTGTGAGGATTGTGAGAGATAAGGAGACTCAACTCGGCAAGGGTTTCGGTTACGTCCACTTTGCTGTGagtaattttttttttggcgCAAAAAAAGTCAATATATTTTCTGACATTGAATAAAAAGGACCGAGAAAGCGTGGAAGAGGTTCTGGCAATGGACGCCAAACAAATCAAATTTGCCAAACGAACGCTTCGTGTCCAGCCATGCAAGACTATCCCTACCGCCAACACGCTTCAAAACACTATCAAAAAGGTCGCTGCCGGCGCTGGCGGCGGTGCATCTTCCAacaagaaggacaagaccAAGAAACCCTACGTCCGACCGGGCGTCATACCCAAGGGCGACCCTTTGCTCGGTGAAAAACTCAAGAATCTGTCAAAGGAGGAACGAAAGAATATCAAGAGCTCCGACGCTGATCGACAGGCTAGGCGattggcgaagaagaaggccaagatgtcgttggagaaggacaaggcgAAGGGCGCCGTCAAGTTGACGTTGACaaagagcgagagagagaagacgagtGCGTCAAAGAAGccgaaggcgaagaaggggaagaagagggcgCCGTCTGCTGTtgcaaagatgaagggTTCAAGAGAGTAGGGGGGGTGTATTTCTCTTTGATTTGTGGATTATCCATAGTCGATGTATATTGAATGGCTTATTTACGACTGGTTATTCGTTGTTCGGCGCTTGTTCGGGTTTATGTCGGCGATGTCCGAAGCCGATCCGCCTCGTTGATAAATAATAATTGGTGGGGATTTCCTTCGAGGTTTCTGCATTCGACCCAAATGCCAGGCCCCGCCCCCTCCGCGCACCAGGTGCTCGTGTACTCCGGCCCGGGGGTGTCCCCCCTCTCGCTCTCACACAccctcctcaccctccgcctcctcctcctcccccacTACACCGTGCAGCCAGCAGCCCCAGACCTCCTCGCAGACCAGCCATGGGAGCCCTCCTGCGCACTCCTCGTCGTCCCAGGCGGCAGAGACATCCCCTACGTCGACGAGCTCACAGACAAGAGGCACGTCACTCACAGGATCAGGGAGTATGTTGAACACGGCGGCCGCTTCCTGGGCATATGCGCCGGGGCGTACTTTGCCAGTGCCGAAGTGAGGTTTGATGTCGGGGGCGGCATGGAAGTTACCGGGAAGAGAGATCTGGTGCGTTCTTTGGCTCTAGCATGTTGCAGCGTGCTGACGATGCGAGTGTATAGGCCTTCTTCCCCGGTCCTAGCAGGGGACCCGTATTCCAGGGTTTCCAGTATGCCTCTGAATCTGGATCCAGAGccgtcatcctcaatctccacGAATCTTCCAAGCTCACGACACTCAACCACATCTACTACAATGGCGGCGGCCATTTCGTCTTTCCCTCGCCACCGCCATCAAACGTCCAAGTCCTCGCTCGCTTCCAAGAAACCTCTTCCGACCCGTCAGAACAGCTCATCGCCGCCGTCTTCACCCAGACTGGCAAAGGTCGCaccattctctcctctgtTCACCCAGAGTACCCTCTCTCGGACCCTCCGGCAAGTAACGCTATTGCCAAACTGGATGTTCGACCATCTCAAGTGGAGATTGAAATGAGCGACAAGGCTCGTCTGTCGTGGGTCGAGGAATTACTCATCAAGCTGGGGTTGACCCCTCCTGAACGTCTTACCGCTGCAGACCGAGCTAAATCCTCGGTTGACTCGGAAGAAGACCCggccctcctccttcatcctaCCCACCCTTCAacaatcttcctcttgtctCATCCCAAACTGCCTCAATTACCTGAGGCAGCTGTGAACAAGCCAGAACTGAAGGGTAAGATGAAGCAGGAAGATGGCTGGAATGTTTTGCGGGATGCGAATGATGAAATTCGCTTTGGTACTACGGAAGCTACGTCACCTGAACGAGCAGCTTCTGAAGATGGTATCACGCAATGGCTTGCGGAAGCCCGTCGTACCCGACCCGTGTTCCCGCCTTCCATCGAAGATCTTTCCCTACAATCCGATTCTACCCCACAACCTCCCTCTCCGCCCAATTTCCACTCTCTTACCAAAAcaatccttctcccatcgCCTTCAGTCGAATACTCCTCCAGATGGACTCCATTGTTCAACTTTTCCACCTACTGGGACGAGCTTGATcaagcgaggaagaggagcggTAAACGCTCAGGCGTGATGCGCCAGGGATCAGACGGGCAGGGTGAGAGGTGTTCATTGGGTGACTTGGTCTTGTACGGCGAAACAGTGACGAGTACTCAGACGATGCTTGACAATAacccccttctcctcgccAATCTCTCTACGCcgctcgtcttcctcgcatccttccaactctccGGCCGAGGTCGAGGTTCCAACATGTGGTTATCCCCACCTGGCTGTCTCCAATTCTCactcctcctcgacctcccCGCTTCCCTTTCATCCAAAATGGTTTTCATTCAATACATCATGGCTCTTGCCGTCTGTGAAGCtgtcgatgaggatgggagatTAGGTGTTAGGATCAAGTGGCCCAATGATATCTACGCAGAGGTTGAAGGTGTGGGTGGTACAGAGATCGGTAGCgggaaaaagggcaaggtcaAGTTGGGTGGGATCTTGGTGAACACTAGCTATGTCGgtgggaaatggaggattgttgttggtaagttttttttacatctttttccaaaCCTATTTGATCCGGCTCTGACGGCCTGTTTCTACAGGATGTGGTATCAACGTTCTCAACGCTCTTCCTACATCGTCCATCTCCCAACTTCACTCGTTACTCGCCGCCAAACTttcttccacgtcatcTAAtaaacctcttccacctgcGCCCACCATGGAGGGCACTTTTGCTCGCATCATGAGTTCCTTTGATGCCAAATGGGAACAGTTcattgaggagaagggtttCAAAGGATTCATGGATGAGTACCACGGAAGGTGGTTACATTCGTacgtctttcttctctctatTCCTTTCGTTTCTTGCAATCATATACTGATTTTtttaattaattaattatcTAGCGGGCAAGACGTTCTCCTCACCACGACCGAACCCCACACCCGCGTCCGTATCCTCAGTATCACCCCAGACCACGGTCTTCTCCGCTGTATCCCCATTTCCGACAAACCTAAAACCTCTACCGGTCTCACACCCTTGTACAACAGGGATGTCGACGCtggtgaggatgatcgTGGTTCttggtcttctccttctccttcttctgctccgAGGTCTACAGCTGCTGGGGCACAAGCGCAAAACCAGTCACCGTTTGTGGACCTCCAGCCGGATGGGAATAGTTTTGATTTGATGAGCGGATTGATCAAGCGCAAGGTATAAGGAAGATCTATGTATTGTACGTATGAAAAGTTGACATCGTGTCTTTATAAAAGATTGTCACTTTCCTTGTTTGGTGTGTAGTGGACAGCAAACTTTTACTAACCCTTAACCGGTTTTCCTTGCTgacttttccttcctcttcctcttacTCAATATCCCAACTCAGAACCGAGCTTAGACACGTCGGCAGCCGTTATCCACGCTGTCGATGTCACAGCTATCGGAAGATCAACCCCTCTCGTTCATATAGCTTCCCTCGGCTATCTTCACCTTGCCGTCATTGCGATCGGCGAGGTGTGGTTAGTCAAAAAAATTTCTTTCCTGGAAGCTTATTGTGAAGCCTTTGCCCACTTCATGGTGCTATACGCAACGGGACATCTACCCCAACTCGAAGAAAGATTCAATATGTGGTCTGACGGAAGCGGTCGATGgcgtttttttttctctccctgGGCTGCTCTCGCCAGACTGTATCGTGGATCTTTATCATTTTATCTGAAACGTACAACCCGGGCTTAGACACGTCTGTAGTCTACCAATTTTTCTCCGCTACCGATGTCACAGCTACCGGAAGACCAAAATCTTTATCGCAAAATTGCTTGCTTCGTTGTCGTTTGCTTTCGGGCCTACTTGGAAATGTTCACTGTGCTTAGGTGCAGTGGCAGTTCCCAACGAGGCATGCGTACTAGGGGGAGCCTTCACTTTTTAGCTCGAGCAAATTGCGGACACATTTTTAGACGGTCATCGTTTTTGCCCGTTTCCATGCATCATGTGTATGCATCAGTTGTACGCGTGAAGTTTATAATACACTAATATTATCCCAGATTCCTGTATCCTATTAAGCCCTTGTCGACCTCGATGACCctttatccttctttctcagtGAATAGTGGCCATTAAACGCAATCCTAATAGCCAAAAACCTTATATCGAGATCCGCATGCACCCCAGCCATATGCACAATGCTAACCACTCTGTGTTGGAAACTGTTTGAACACTCTCGAATTCGAATTCGGATGGACTGTAGTTGCTCTTCTGAACGACTAGGATCATcagaagaggtggatggaGTGTAAAGACCTCGTGAAGCGTCACGTTGTCGGTCAAGGCGGGTTGCTTCGGCAAGTGACCATGCGTAGAGGTCATCCTGCAGACTTTGGTCAGTGGACGTGCTAGGTTTCGGAAGGAGCCAACTTACCATGGCGTCTTTAAATCGTAATATAAGCTCCAAAGCATCTCTCACGAGATCCAAAAGTATTTCCTATAATAACCATCAGCTGGCTTCATGATGAAAACCCTTGAGATGACTCACTTCCTTATCTCTCTTAGCACTCAACAACAGCACTTTTCTCACAACCCTATTCAGATACTTTCTATGAGCTGAGATAAGCGCATCCAAatccccttctctcttcgaTGTAAATTCGATCAAATCTGCCCATGAGCATTCTATAACCTCCAGTTGGCAGAAAGCTTGTAGTTGACGAAGAAAGTGAACCATCTCAGCCTGGACGATGCGGCAGTGGTGCCAATCATTATTCAAACCGGGTATCCTCTCATATACCTTTGATCCGCTGGTGACCCTCATCCAATTTTGGGTCAAAGTTACCTCTACACGCTTCAATCTCCAGAGATGATTGAACAAACGATCATAATCACCCATGGCGCGATGATCCAAAACGGCATTGAGAGGAGCTTCAACTTTATACTGAAGCGCAAAGCAGTCCCACCCTGTCTCGCCATGTGAGTATTCGAGGATCCGAGCGTCCAGACGGCGGAGGATATCGGGAGAGTCGTATTGGGCATTGGAGCCGCGAATGGCAGACTCTAGGTCGGAGGTGAGATGGTGACGGTAGAGGCTGATGGCGGGCTTGGAGAGTCGGGGGCTAATAATGGTCAGTTTGAGGACCATGAAGCTAGCTCAGCACAAAACCCACGCCATGGCTTCCATCAATAGCTCAGTGAAATCACCAGCTCCCAACATCAGGTAAGATTTGAGAGCTCGAAGATGATCAAGCAATCTGAATTTGTCAAAGAAGATCTCCAATAAACGCTGGGAAGCTATTGAATAGGCATCGTCGATGGATCGTTCCAGCCCGGCCAAATCGCTATATTTCAGAGCTATGACTCTGTGAGACACCGATTCTCTTCTTATTTCCCGCGGACTCACCTCGCCCTGCATTGGCTATCTTGCCTTGCGTCTCAATCCAATCGCTATCATGGCAGCTATATCTGATAAAGTTCAGACTCCGACCGGTGGAGAAAATCTGAATAAGAGGAAATCATTTTTTCCATCGACACATGGTCCCACGACACATAATGGACGACCTACCTTTTTTGCAAAATCCTCGCTCACAAACCCGGGTACCATTTTTTTTACAAACACatatttcttttcccacaACTTATatgcctcctcttctccaccgtCTGCGTCCATGCCCATCTCAAAGCCTACATCACCGGTTGGTGAAATTCGGTCTTCTCGAAATAGAACGCTTTCATGGTTGAGCTGGACGAAGAATTCTTTGAAGGGATCATGGAGCTCGCCTGAGAATATCCAGCGTTGGAGAGTGAGGAAAAATGGTCTGGAGACCTAGTGGAGAGGTTAGCACAAATATGGGGGATATATGCCTGATTTACTTCTTCAAGAATCTGGGTGGTGAAATTCCTGATCAGAGGATCACCATTACTGGTGTGTGAATGTAACTTGGATACTAGAGCTCCACCATGGGTGTCTGAGGACAATAAATGTCAGTTCTTTCATACCGATTCACACGATCGACTCACTCTTCGCCTCATCCACAATTGTACTCATCTGCTTCAACTTCAACTTCATATCCTCGGTCCACAGTCCGAGTCTCAGTAAAGTGAGACCGCCTTCGGCCTGTTCTCCATTGGAAGACGCCGTGTTCATCTGAGATTCGAGTACAGCCAACAGTCGGTGGTACTCTGAAAGCTCatgatgaaggaaatggCACAGACTCTTAAGATGACAGTATAAACGATCGTCAAATTCACTCTCTGCAGATCAAGCATTATTGACTGACCTGTTCAATCATCCCTCCTTTGCTATCCCCCGCCTGTCTGGAGTTTATAAAGTTTGTTACGCGTCGATAGAGCATTCCCATCTCTGACAGTTGCATCAACAATGTCCTGATGGGTTGCGATATTACCCCATCCTAGTGTCTATTAGCATGGCCTTCCCTATACATAATCAATAGATCTCACCTTTGCTTCATCAGCAACAATCTCAATACCGActacttcatcatcatctccttcctctatAATGggtccttccttgcctAATGGAAATCCGgttccctctccttcacgCCCTCTTTCGGTAAGATATGGATTCTGTTCTTTTGGTGGTGAAATGGCGAAGCGTACATAGCGCCCGTCTATCccttgaagaaggtaaaGTGTATCGCgcaagagaagatgctgagGAAAGGGTGGTTGAGCTAGAAACATTCAGTCAGTCAAAGGAACAGAGATTATAGTTGGCAGCTTACAGCGAGTAGTACGCCATCGGTTGATAATATCCGCTTTAGTCTTGCCCTTGGGGTCAAAATTTATTGGGGGAGTATTTGATACGGGGTCGGCCAGTGGTTCTCTTGACGAGCTGGGCTTGGTGAATGAGAAGGTTGATGGCGGTATATCTCTGGACGACCTTGAAGAGCCAGCAACAGTCGGTTTGGAGGTGTTGTTCAGATTGATAGGGGAGAGAGCCGCTAAGAATTCCAGATGAGGATTGGGTGATGACAGTAATTTCTGGCAACCGAATAATGAGTTACTTTTGTAATTACCGGTTGCGCCCAGACTTACACCTCGTTCAAGCTTGTTCCAGATGGCACTGAACTTGAGGGCTTTTTCAGCACCGCCTTCTTTCGCTCCAGCGCTGGCGGAGGCATAAATCATCCTCTTTACTGTCTCGGGTAGTGTCTCTGCGGATAGTGGTGTTGACGAGGGGAGATTGCTGTACAAGGTGTCAGCTCTAACGATCACCTACGCTTATGTGGATATAGCAGACCTGTCAAGGATTCCCTGACACcattccatcatctccgcgacactttcccttttttctttttctttcggATCATCTGTCCTTGTTCCACGAACTGGGGCCAATGACGGGACCAGAGAATATATGAGTTGTTCGAGCGGCGGGCGAGATACCGGGATTGCTGTTGTCCCtcttgaggaggatgccACTGAGCTTGGCCTTGGAACCATGATGCTGGCGTATGGTGCTGGACAGAATTATCCTCTCCGACTGAATGCTACAGATGGTGTATCTTCGGTTGTTGTTGCCCAAACGCGAACTACGCAACGCGTCGAAACGGAATCAAATTGTTTACATTTTGAGTTTTACGTAATGTTCTCCCACAAACGTAACTGATATATGCCGAAGACTAATAATAGGGAGATCGGGTTTCGGAGATCGCCTGCCGGTTATCTTGTCGAGCCCATGCTAAGAGAGCGAGGATGTGTCGTTGTCGAGTCGGTCACTTGATAACATATTCAGCAAGCAGGCCTCCGTCCCCCTTTATTAACCAACCATACACTCGCCTTTTACGCCAATCGCAATCCAACGCCCGTCCCTTCACGGCCCCTATTACTCTACTTCTGCTTCACAATCTTGGTCCGATACCACCGGCTTATCAGCTTCTGTTACTAATTCCTCTGTGTAACAGACCTGGTTTACTCAACTCCCCCAAAGACTACTCGGACCCTACAGCTAGCCATCTATCCTCTTAGCTTTCCTTGCACGCCCACGTTACTGTTATTTCTTCCCCATCGACTCACACGACCCCATTTCACAGTGAGTGCACGTGTGTCACTATAAGAGCGCAGTCATTCATCCCCCTCTTCATACCCCTCATTCGATCTCTAAACCTAGCAGCGATACATATAATGTCAACTCCTCAAGTTGTTACCTACCTTAGGTCGCTTGAGGCCGTTCGAGACCGTTCCAAGCAAGTTTATAAACTCGGCGTCGACGGCAAGCTTGACCATTGGACGTTTAACGAAGGAAAGCTTGCTGACATAGCCGAATACTGCTCCAATATCCTCAAAGTTAGCCTCATATGGTTTGGTGTTGGCCACATGCTGACGAAATTACTTACAGAGAGATTTTGGTACCGATTACGCATCCATTCCTCGTAAGCTGCCTCACCCCCTAATCGTTGCCTAACACCAGCTAAATCTAGCTTCTCTTTAGCCCACTGTAGACGAGGCCACTTTATCACTCCTTCCAATAACCGAATCGCAACACTCCTTGCCAAACCGTCTTTCCCATCCAAATCAGATCCGCTTGCTCGAGCTGGAGCTCTTATCGACGTCTACCTCGTCTCAGTCCTTCTCGACGCCGGTGCGGGTCCCGACTGGACTTACACGGAGACAGACGAAGAAGGTAAAG of Cryptococcus tetragattii IND107 chromosome 3, whole genome shotgun sequence contains these proteins:
- a CDS encoding biotin-[acetyl-CoA-carboxylase] ligase, with amino-acid sequence MPGPAPSAHQVLVYSGPGVSPLSLSHTLLTLRLLLLPHYTVQPAAPDLLADQPWEPSCALLVVPGGRDIPYVDELTDKRHVTHRIREYVEHGGRFLGICAGAYFASAEVRFDVGGGMEVTGKRDLAFFPGPSRGPVFQGFQYASESGSRAVILNLHESSKLTTLNHIYYNGGGHFVFPSPPPSNVQVLARFQETSSDPSEQLIAAVFTQTGKGRTILSSVHPEYPLSDPPASNAIAKLDVRPSQVEIEMSDKARLSWVEELLIKLGLTPPERLTAADRAKSSVDSEEDPALLLHPTHPSTIFLLSHPKLPQLPEAAVNKPELKGKMKQEDGWNVLRDANDEIRFGTTEATSPERAASEDGITQWLAEARRTRPVFPPSIEDLSLQSDSTPQPPSPPNFHSLTKTILLPSPSVEYSSRWTPLFNFSTYWDELDQARKRSGKRSGVMRQGSDGQGERCSLGDLVLYGETVTSTQTMLDNNPLLLANLSTPLVFLASFQLSGRGRGSNMWLSPPGCLQFSLLLDLPASLSSKMVFIQYIMALAVCEAVDEDGRLGVRIKWPNDIYAEVEGVGGTEIGSGKKGKVKLGGILVNTSYVGGKWRIVVGCGINVLNALPTSSISQLHSLLAAKLSSTSSNKPLPPAPTMEGTFARIMSSFDAKWEQFIEEKGFKGFMDEYHGRWLHSGQDVLLTTTEPHTRVRILSITPDHGLLRCIPISDKPKTSTGLTPLYNRDVDAGEDDRGSWSSPSPSSAPRSTAAGAQAQNQSPFVDLQPDGNSFDLMSGLIKRKV